Proteins from a genomic interval of Leptospira bandrabouensis:
- a CDS encoding TldD/PmbA family protein yields the protein MDRKSIEKRLNDQKDLLSNLVKKAKTNGIDQVEIYSSYGYSEDVSLEKNDLNNCTATEENMFGIRVLHEGNQGFIISNHIPSLYQSIEEAYSLAKSQSTPDLDLVLPEPESIQNHFNQYDDSLDSMGIEDLVASAKEALGWRNDLYSKVNIDSGDFSLSKGYKLIVSSKGVMAHELGAELSASVMGMGVDGDLVGSFDYDSASGFDKTQFQTLWKKAFMNFGDKCMGALYAKPISGFQGKVLLPPDAVYSFFLGLFIGSLNGTSLRKGKSKMAGKLGEKVASPLLSIWDDPTNDRFMGSTGFDREGLPTSKKSVLTEGVLETYFYNTYEAKKAGFTKSNGCATGGAQSLPGCGPKQLQIAPGTSAKDEFFKLPGKTLFVNRISGTKDGASGDFSGVIKGGYLLENGEKIPVREVQIVGNAFEALGQIEAISKEGELLGESSFVPYMLLDGFTITGVTEE from the coding sequence GACGTTAGTTTAGAAAAAAATGACTTAAACAACTGTACGGCGACCGAAGAAAATATGTTTGGGATTCGTGTGCTTCATGAGGGAAACCAAGGTTTTATCATCTCCAATCACATCCCTAGTCTTTACCAGTCCATTGAAGAAGCCTATAGTTTGGCTAAAAGCCAATCCACTCCCGATTTGGATTTAGTCCTACCGGAACCAGAATCCATCCAGAATCATTTCAACCAATATGATGATTCTTTAGATTCTATGGGGATTGAGGATTTGGTAGCATCCGCAAAAGAAGCTCTCGGATGGAGAAATGATTTGTATTCCAAAGTCAATATTGACTCAGGCGATTTTTCGCTTAGCAAAGGTTATAAACTGATTGTTTCTTCCAAGGGTGTGATGGCCCATGAACTCGGCGCAGAACTTTCTGCATCGGTGATGGGAATGGGTGTAGATGGGGACCTCGTCGGAAGTTTTGATTATGATTCCGCAAGTGGGTTTGATAAAACTCAGTTCCAAACTTTATGGAAAAAAGCTTTTATGAATTTTGGCGACAAATGTATGGGGGCGTTGTATGCAAAACCCATCTCTGGATTTCAAGGAAAAGTTTTACTTCCACCCGATGCCGTGTATTCCTTTTTTCTCGGGCTTTTTATTGGATCCTTAAACGGAACAAGCCTACGCAAAGGGAAATCTAAAATGGCTGGTAAGTTAGGCGAAAAAGTGGCATCCCCACTTTTGTCCATTTGGGATGACCCAACAAACGATCGTTTTATGGGTTCCACTGGATTTGATCGCGAAGGCCTTCCCACTTCTAAAAAATCAGTGCTGACAGAGGGAGTTTTAGAAACTTACTTTTACAATACTTACGAAGCCAAAAAAGCAGGATTTACAAAATCCAATGGTTGTGCCACAGGTGGAGCCCAAAGTCTTCCTGGTTGTGGTCCCAAACAATTACAAATTGCCCCAGGCACTTCCGCAAAAGATGAATTTTTTAAACTCCCAGGGAAAACTCTATTTGTGAACCGAATTTCGGGAACTAAAGATGGAGCTTCTGGTGATTTTTCGGGAGTGATCAAAGGTGGATATCTTTTAGAAAATGGAGAAAAGATCCCAGTCCGGGAAGTCCAGATTGTCGGGAACGCCTTCGAGGCACTAGGCCAAATTGAAGCGATTTCCAAAGAAGGAGAACTTTTGGGAGAATCGTCTTTTGTTCCTTATATGTTACTAGATGGATTTACCATCACAGGGGTAACAGAAGAATAA
- a CDS encoding DUF4416 family protein, translating into MPQEILERPPGASFFVILSYQEEGILFELKAMAEKRFSKILYESVLLPKWTPDETEKEFAYPGRFTKVLSFKQRIHREELVEKKKECLEFQSVLQKKDQSVLLIPGYVTSHNIVIAKSKDDFHRTYLFQGVYGETVYFFSRSQLLVAESAQNYFREREVSYFFNTLRESYEFNKFKS; encoded by the coding sequence ATGCCTCAAGAGATTTTAGAAAGACCACCGGGAGCTTCGTTTTTTGTCATTCTTTCCTACCAAGAGGAAGGAATTCTTTTTGAGCTAAAGGCAATGGCGGAAAAACGTTTTTCTAAAATTCTCTATGAATCTGTTTTACTTCCTAAATGGACCCCTGATGAAACAGAAAAGGAATTTGCTTATCCGGGACGGTTTACAAAAGTTCTTTCTTTCAAACAAAGAATTCATAGAGAAGAACTGGTCGAAAAAAAGAAAGAATGTTTGGAATTCCAATCGGTATTACAAAAAAAAGACCAGAGTGTTCTTCTGATCCCCGGTTACGTAACTTCGCATAACATTGTGATTGCGAAATCAAAGGATGATTTTCACCGCACTTATTTGTTCCAAGGGGTTTACGGAGAAACGGTTTATTTTTTTTCTAGAAGCCAACTCTTAGTGGCGGAATCAGCACAAAACTACTTCCGAGAAAGAGAAGTGAGTTATTTTTTTAACACCTTAAGAGAATCCTATGAATTCAATAAATTCAAATCTTGA
- a CDS encoding diacylglycerol/polyprenol kinase family protein, which translates to MNSGFNFFRKIWHVLGLIIPVTLFFDPFQDAFGLVYATRAILVTLLALFLFGLFILELVRLNHSGFENFFYQYFGFLMKESERKRFNGTVPYFFANLLVVLFFPAEVAILAILFLVIGDPFAAFVGSKYGKHRFYNGKSLEGIIGFLIPAFLFSILALFLITKSHPGSFLAIFDNQGVFLWTPIYLVFFSVIAACVTEFFANTTAKGLVDDNLLIPIVGAVVLSVLSLLYLDYTPMDFFFDPKALYIQK; encoded by the coding sequence GTGAATTCAGGATTTAATTTTTTTCGTAAAATTTGGCATGTGCTCGGACTCATCATCCCGGTGACTCTATTTTTTGATCCCTTCCAAGATGCCTTCGGACTTGTGTACGCCACCCGGGCAATCCTTGTAACCTTACTAGCTCTTTTCCTTTTCGGATTGTTTATTTTAGAGTTAGTGCGTTTAAACCATAGTGGCTTTGAAAACTTCTTTTATCAATACTTTGGGTTCTTAATGAAAGAATCGGAAAGGAAAAGATTTAATGGCACGGTTCCATATTTTTTTGCAAACCTCCTAGTGGTTTTGTTTTTCCCTGCCGAAGTTGCCATCCTAGCCATTTTGTTTTTGGTAATAGGTGACCCTTTTGCCGCCTTTGTGGGAAGTAAGTATGGGAAACACAGATTTTATAATGGGAAGTCACTCGAAGGAATTATTGGATTTTTAATTCCCGCTTTTTTATTTTCCATCCTTGCTCTCTTTCTGATTACAAAATCTCATCCAGGAAGTTTTCTTGCCATCTTTGATAACCAAGGAGTATTTCTATGGACACCAATTTATCTTGTGTTCTTTTCAGTCATTGCTGCTTGTGTGACGGAATTTTTTGCAAACACAACAGCCAAAGGACTTGTGGATGATAACCTTCTCATCCCGATTGTGGGTGCGGTTGTTTTATCTGTTCTGTCTTTACTCTATTTGGATTATACGCCTATGGATTTTTTCTTTGATCCAAAGGCCTTATACATTCAAAAGTAA
- a CDS encoding STAS domain-containing protein codes for MSLDDLVVSTEKIDTVYVTKLQGNLNNFTSEKCIKSVLNSLKHGSVILDLEELNMVTTQGIIAFKTLSEEAFLHKHKIILINLPLSVRQAFLMAGVRNLFPIANNEEAAFKMASRSSR; via the coding sequence ATGAGCCTAGACGACTTAGTAGTTTCCACGGAAAAAATAGACACAGTGTATGTGACCAAATTGCAGGGAAACTTAAACAACTTCACTTCTGAGAAATGCATCAAATCAGTACTCAATTCTTTAAAACACGGGTCTGTCATCTTAGATCTAGAGGAGTTGAATATGGTGACCACACAAGGGATCATTGCTTTCAAAACTCTCAGTGAAGAAGCCTTTCTCCACAAACACAAAATCATCTTAATCAATCTTCCGTTAAGTGTTAGACAAGCATTTTTAATGGCGGGTGTTCGTAATTTATTTCCCATAGCAAACAATGAAGAGGCAGCATTTAAAATGGCCTCAAGATCCAGTAGGTAA
- a CDS encoding LIC12015 family putative lipoprotein: MNLKKYLTLGVSLGLILLPILNCSKDSEILATFDGGTVTRKEMNFVIEASKRGNTEPQPISADIQAKILESIALEKILLKDAIASKKVAEADVQKIESLVNQFLKLNVYMREYVKNGLKEKPLEFVNLQLALVRGEDEATNLKKAEELANKLNSLSDKEIAEEISKVTDDITRRPIAGKLEPFCTNCAETPLEDILAEVKKAKKGTFISYAKAGEGRIAYVVRSTGTEKVHPERLRKYFTSIFDEFKKEATEYGKTHEDPETKASVAYFTEGESADKANQFASHTMKEYEQGLYQKELKKITEESGITVANLPRFTGPNDIDPKIFTPDYSLYSNREGKNYTWKDLTVEFEAIPNVLKQEYKDEKSKTWDMLNLFQSTILQGKIAETSDRVQDVGSEIGYLMQMDKMKVSLALKSLQDEIKAIPVTVTEAQMRDAYEAGKMYAYADPDPKNPQNRIPKPYGAVRERIKSEMEGAQRNSFIEQKVSGLKTTYNLVIAADRLKEVIL, from the coding sequence ATGAATCTAAAAAAATATCTCACTCTGGGTGTTTCACTCGGTTTGATACTCTTACCAATTTTGAATTGCTCCAAGGATTCTGAAATCCTTGCGACGTTCGATGGTGGCACTGTAACTCGCAAAGAAATGAACTTTGTGATTGAGGCTTCGAAACGAGGCAATACGGAACCACAACCAATCAGTGCCGATATCCAAGCAAAAATTTTAGAGAGTATCGCTTTAGAGAAAATCTTACTCAAAGATGCGATTGCTTCCAAAAAAGTAGCGGAAGCAGATGTTCAAAAAATTGAATCACTTGTGAACCAATTTTTGAAACTAAACGTTTATATGCGTGAATACGTTAAAAATGGTTTAAAAGAAAAACCATTAGAATTTGTAAATCTTCAGTTAGCGCTTGTTCGTGGAGAAGACGAAGCAACCAACCTCAAAAAAGCGGAAGAATTGGCAAACAAACTGAATTCTCTATCGGATAAGGAAATTGCAGAAGAGATTTCTAAAGTGACAGATGATATCACAAGAAGACCCATTGCTGGAAAATTAGAACCTTTTTGCACAAACTGTGCAGAAACCCCATTGGAAGATATTTTAGCAGAAGTGAAAAAAGCTAAAAAAGGAACTTTTATTTCTTATGCGAAAGCAGGAGAAGGAAGGATTGCTTATGTAGTTCGTTCCACTGGTACAGAAAAAGTGCATCCGGAAAGACTAAGAAAATACTTCACATCTATTTTTGATGAATTCAAAAAGGAAGCAACGGAATACGGAAAAACTCACGAAGATCCAGAAACAAAGGCATCCGTTGCTTATTTTACAGAAGGTGAATCTGCAGACAAAGCAAACCAGTTTGCTTCTCATACAATGAAAGAGTATGAACAAGGTTTGTATCAAAAAGAACTAAAAAAGATTACTGAAGAAAGTGGGATCACTGTGGCAAACCTTCCCCGTTTCACAGGTCCAAATGATATTGATCCAAAAATCTTTACTCCAGACTATTCGCTTTATTCAAATCGTGAGGGAAAAAATTACACTTGGAAAGACTTAACTGTAGAATTTGAAGCCATTCCCAATGTATTAAAACAAGAATATAAAGATGAAAAATCCAAAACTTGGGACATGCTCAACTTATTCCAATCGACCATCCTCCAAGGAAAAATTGCAGAGACTTCGGACCGAGTGCAAGATGTGGGATCAGAAATTGGATATTTAATGCAAATGGATAAAATGAAGGTTTCTTTGGCGTTAAAATCACTACAAGATGAAATCAAAGCCATTCCTGTGACTGTAACGGAAGCACAAATGAGAGATGCTTATGAAGCAGGAAAAATGTATGCTTATGCGGATCCAGATCCAAAAAACCCGCAGAATCGCATTCCTAAGCCTTATGGTGCAGTTCGCGAGAGAATCAAATCAGAGATGGAAGGCGCTCAAAGGAATTCATTTATTGAACAAAAAGTTTCCGGATTAAAAACTACTTATAATTTAGTGATCGCTGCTGATCGACTAAAAGAAGTTATATTATAA
- a CDS encoding helix-turn-helix domain-containing protein gives MLRKKRGIKQYDMARALGVSPSYLSKIETGAQDPTEKFKSSCAKYLKTSVDKLFNESAVEDIYPEFSNGLKNKLWAVRRELGIKQYDFAKKLKVSTPFLSKVELGLLEPPEDFKNLVSKVLKMEKNELFLG, from the coding sequence ATGCTTCGCAAGAAGAGAGGTATCAAACAGTACGATATGGCAAGGGCACTCGGAGTTTCTCCAAGTTACCTATCCAAAATTGAGACTGGCGCCCAAGATCCGACTGAAAAATTTAAGTCGTCTTGTGCCAAGTATCTCAAGACCTCTGTTGATAAACTTTTCAACGAAAGCGCTGTGGAAGACATCTACCCTGAGTTTTCCAATGGATTGAAAAACAAACTTTGGGCAGTACGACGTGAGTTAGGAATTAAACAATACGATTTCGCAAAGAAATTGAAGGTTTCCACTCCGTTTCTCTCAAAAGTAGAACTTGGACTTTTAGAACCACCTGAAGATTTTAAGAATCTGGTTTCTAAAGTTCTGAAAATGGAAAAAAACGAGCTATTTCTTGGCTAA
- a CDS encoding sodium-dependent transporter yields MKERQVENHDGWASRIGLILAVASGAIGLGNFLRFPGQAAQNGGGAFMVPYIISFLILGIPVCLAEWTMGRMGGKHGHSTPFIFREYLKGFPLKLSGTIGVMIPVMIYVYYVFIESWCLAYAYYFLTGQMSLVGSTQEEMTNQSSAFFLHLTGAEANGSSFQSPIIVFFLLCVLFNFLLVYRGLSKGLEAFAKIAMPLMGICATIILIRVLTIPGIESGLAVMWNPDWSKLTQPKVWISAAGQIFFSLSTGFGIALVFSSFLKRKDDVVLSSLSSASLNEFAEVVFGGMITIPVAFLFLGIQATSFGTFGMGFIALPSVFGMMPGGNFFGGLWFLVLFLAAITSSVTMLQPGILFLEEGFRIGRRKSSLLLFLFTFALCLPIIYFNKDFAALDIADFYIGTIMIYILASIQIFIFVFKIGVEKGVKDANEGSLIPFPKSIKFVLKYITPWFLLFIFVSFCYMNLPEYLDKMNPEVMGLLAENKGQNVDDAKTKAIVARSVVLGLILIYGFIYFLVSKALGEKKEKVVL; encoded by the coding sequence ATGAAAGAGAGACAAGTGGAAAACCACGATGGCTGGGCCAGTCGTATCGGTTTGATATTGGCTGTAGCCAGCGGAGCCATTGGACTTGGGAATTTTTTACGATTTCCTGGACAAGCTGCTCAAAATGGTGGCGGTGCCTTTATGGTTCCCTACATCATCAGTTTTCTAATTCTTGGAATTCCTGTATGTTTGGCCGAATGGACTATGGGTCGGATGGGCGGCAAACATGGACATAGCACCCCATTTATTTTTCGTGAATACTTAAAAGGATTCCCTCTGAAACTTTCAGGAACCATCGGTGTGATGATTCCTGTAATGATTTATGTTTATTATGTATTCATTGAATCTTGGTGTTTGGCTTATGCTTATTATTTTTTAACGGGACAAATGTCACTTGTCGGATCCACACAAGAGGAAATGACAAACCAGTCTTCCGCTTTCTTTTTACACCTAACAGGAGCCGAAGCAAATGGATCCAGTTTTCAATCACCGATTATCGTTTTTTTTCTCCTTTGTGTTTTGTTTAATTTTTTACTCGTTTACCGGGGACTTTCCAAAGGACTCGAAGCCTTTGCCAAAATTGCCATGCCTCTTATGGGAATTTGTGCTACCATCATCCTCATTCGTGTTTTAACGATACCTGGAATTGAATCGGGTCTTGCGGTTATGTGGAACCCAGATTGGTCTAAACTGACCCAACCTAAGGTATGGATCAGTGCCGCTGGCCAAATTTTCTTTTCATTATCCACTGGGTTTGGGATTGCTCTTGTGTTCTCTAGTTTTTTAAAGAGAAAGGACGATGTTGTATTATCGAGTTTGTCTTCTGCTTCCTTAAATGAATTCGCCGAAGTTGTGTTTGGTGGTATGATCACTATTCCTGTTGCTTTTTTGTTTTTAGGAATACAAGCCACATCTTTTGGAACTTTTGGAATGGGTTTTATCGCTCTTCCCTCTGTATTTGGAATGATGCCTGGTGGAAATTTTTTTGGTGGTTTGTGGTTTCTTGTGCTTTTTTTGGCAGCGATTACTTCTTCGGTTACTATGTTGCAACCTGGAATTCTTTTTTTAGAAGAAGGATTTCGCATTGGTAGGAGAAAATCATCCTTACTGTTGTTTCTATTTACTTTTGCATTATGCCTTCCTATTATTTATTTTAATAAAGATTTTGCCGCTCTTGACATTGCGGATTTTTATATTGGAACCATTATGATTTATATTTTGGCTTCCATACAAATCTTTATATTTGTTTTTAAAATTGGAGTGGAAAAAGGGGTAAAGGATGCCAATGAGGGAAGTCTCATCCCCTTCCCTAAATCAATAAAATTTGTATTAAAATACATAACTCCTTGGTTTCTATTATTTATCTTCGTATCTTTTTGTTATATGAACTTACCTGAATATTTAGATAAAATGAATCCGGAAGTGATGGGATTACTTGCTGAAAATAAAGGCCAAAATGTGGATGATGCCAAAACAAAAGCGATAGTGGCTCGTTCTGTGGTTCTAGGTCTTATTTTGATTTATGGTTTTATTTATTTTTTGGTATCCAAAGCGCTTGGCGAAAAAAAGGAAAAGGTTGTCCTATGA
- a CDS encoding ATP-dependent DNA helicase encodes MDVQTVFTKQLPKLWKDYEVRKEQMDMSTSIESAFNTGSHWAIEAGTGVGKSLAYLIPSALFSLENECTVVVSTETKSLQDQLLYKDIPLVSEALGVPVNAMVALGANNYLCKRKYGRVMERGDFGPEMESSIQYFVNWEKQTTAGIRAEYDGFLSNSFWSSVARESDNCLGRNCPNFSSSYYFLEKEKWKKANILIVNHHLLASHLAGDFKILPPFSQLVIDEAHAFPEIVGRAFGSEIRYDLLMNLLHYLYFPEKRTGLVLKLKNSEKIMKLVEASFGYANDFFRMLLSAIPLQFNQFSTRHTERIKLDNGALEDTLADLTSQLESLLSKYKKDSEDMEEKEMALGLEMVSGNLKKASSFLNDFRLKTNPNLVFWIEPPPQSAKDPFYYLFSQPKNTDEILANTLFPNMDSVVMTSATLSPTAGNFQYFLKEVGISEVKTKTLASPFAYNTHSLLFVPKQVADPVQDPRKNKSDLSYWIARLLKLSEGDAFVLFTSNKLLSELYEELRNQVPYPIFSQTEMGPIAAKREFLANEKSVLFGVSSFWQGVDIKGDKLRNVIVTKLPFQVPTEPVLQAKMEDMEKKGKSPFWEMQVPKTCLLLRQGFGRLIRSQSDTGMVSILDPRVHTKSYGKNVLQSLPKGVPLITEFNELERKFQLLPKS; translated from the coding sequence TTGGACGTTCAAACTGTTTTCACTAAACAACTTCCGAAACTTTGGAAGGATTATGAAGTCAGAAAAGAACAAATGGATATGTCTACGTCCATTGAATCGGCTTTTAATACAGGTTCCCATTGGGCCATTGAAGCGGGTACGGGGGTGGGAAAGTCCCTTGCTTATTTAATTCCTAGCGCCTTATTCTCCTTAGAAAATGAATGTACAGTGGTTGTATCCACGGAAACCAAATCCTTACAAGACCAATTATTATACAAAGATATCCCACTGGTTTCAGAAGCACTTGGGGTCCCCGTCAATGCAATGGTGGCTCTTGGTGCGAATAATTATCTTTGCAAACGTAAATATGGCCGTGTGATGGAACGGGGTGATTTCGGCCCCGAAATGGAATCATCGATACAATACTTTGTAAATTGGGAAAAACAAACTACAGCAGGGATTCGTGCAGAATACGATGGATTTTTATCTAATTCCTTTTGGAGTTCTGTAGCCAGAGAGTCTGACAACTGTTTGGGGAGAAATTGTCCGAATTTTAGCTCTTCCTATTATTTTTTAGAAAAGGAAAAATGGAAAAAAGCTAATATTCTAATTGTAAACCACCATCTATTAGCAAGCCATCTAGCCGGAGATTTTAAAATCCTCCCTCCATTTTCGCAACTTGTCATTGATGAAGCCCATGCTTTTCCAGAGATTGTGGGACGTGCTTTTGGTTCAGAGATTCGTTATGATCTTTTAATGAATCTCCTCCATTATCTTTATTTTCCTGAAAAAAGAACGGGCCTTGTTTTAAAACTCAAAAACAGTGAAAAAATAATGAAATTGGTAGAAGCTTCTTTTGGTTATGCGAATGATTTTTTCCGTATGTTGCTTTCTGCCATTCCGTTGCAGTTCAACCAGTTTTCTACCCGTCATACAGAACGAATCAAATTAGATAACGGTGCTTTGGAAGATACATTGGCAGATCTAACTTCGCAGTTGGAAAGTTTACTTTCTAAATATAAAAAAGACAGCGAGGATATGGAAGAAAAAGAAATGGCTCTTGGATTAGAGATGGTTTCTGGGAACCTAAAAAAAGCCTCCTCGTTTTTAAATGACTTTCGGTTAAAAACCAATCCTAATTTGGTGTTTTGGATTGAACCTCCTCCGCAGTCGGCAAAAGATCCTTTTTATTATTTATTCTCCCAACCGAAAAATACGGATGAGATTTTAGCCAATACATTATTTCCCAATATGGATTCGGTTGTGATGACCTCGGCAACCCTTTCTCCTACGGCCGGGAATTTTCAATATTTCTTAAAAGAGGTTGGGATTTCGGAAGTAAAAACAAAAACTTTGGCTTCTCCATTTGCATATAACACCCATTCGCTTCTTTTTGTCCCCAAACAAGTAGCAGATCCTGTCCAAGATCCTAGGAAGAATAAATCGGATCTATCCTATTGGATCGCAAGGCTTTTAAAACTTTCGGAAGGCGATGCATTTGTATTATTTACTTCCAATAAACTTTTATCAGAACTTTATGAAGAATTACGAAACCAAGTGCCCTATCCCATATTTTCCCAAACGGAAATGGGACCTATTGCCGCCAAACGCGAGTTTCTTGCCAATGAAAAAAGTGTTCTTTTTGGTGTTTCTAGTTTTTGGCAAGGTGTGGACATTAAGGGTGATAAACTTAGAAACGTGATCGTCACAAAACTTCCCTTCCAGGTTCCTACAGAGCCCGTCTTACAGGCAAAAATGGAAGATATGGAAAAAAAAGGAAAAAGTCCTTTTTGGGAGATGCAGGTACCGAAGACCTGTTTACTTTTGCGACAAGGATTTGGCCGCCTCATTCGCTCTCAGTCAGATACGGGTATGGTGAGTATCCTGGATCCACGGGTGCATACAAAGTCCTATGGAAAAAACGTGTTGCAAAGTTTACCAAAAGGCGTTCCCCTCATAACGGAATTTAACGAATTGGAAAGAAAATTCCAACTTTTGCCGAAGTCATAA
- the asnS gene encoding asparagine--tRNA ligase — translation MIPSLDPSKSNSHPKSTHSFKGWVQGLRGNNHVQFLQLRTEGKIIQVVAEKEFLGEDTFKQVKGLPQETSLVVEGILQENAKAPGGKELFLHSLQVVGESDQYPITPKEHGPDFLHNHRHLWLRSKRQLAIQRVRSELSFAIREFFRNDGYTLIDTPILTGSIGESAGTLFSTEYFDLGQAYLAQTGQLYLETAAFAHSKVYCFGPTFRAEKSKTRRHLTEFWMLEAETAFLNQEGNLDLQERFVKTVLKTTIERTLEDLKVLDRDPAPLLEQLAKTFPRVDYGEAIQILQTAGEDITWGEDINSDREQILTTHFGTAIFIQNFPRAIKAFYMKQNPNDPKTVLSADLIAPDGIGEIIGGSEREESYEKIVERLKEEGLPPEDYSWYLDLRKYGSVPHSGFGMGLERVIAWVCGLSHIRECIPFPRMIYRLSP, via the coding sequence ATGATTCCAAGTTTAGATCCATCAAAATCCAATTCTCATCCCAAATCCACTCATAGTTTCAAAGGTTGGGTCCAAGGACTCCGAGGCAATAACCATGTCCAATTCCTCCAACTCCGCACCGAAGGAAAAATCATCCAAGTGGTGGCAGAAAAGGAATTTTTAGGTGAGGATACCTTCAAACAGGTCAAAGGCCTTCCGCAAGAAACGTCCCTTGTCGTAGAGGGGATTTTGCAAGAGAATGCCAAGGCACCGGGTGGAAAGGAATTGTTTTTACACTCGCTCCAGGTCGTAGGTGAGTCAGACCAATACCCAATCACGCCGAAAGAACATGGACCTGATTTTTTACACAACCATAGGCATTTATGGTTACGTTCCAAACGCCAACTTGCCATCCAAAGAGTGAGATCCGAATTGTCCTTTGCCATCCGTGAATTCTTTCGGAATGATGGCTATACGCTGATCGACACACCCATTCTCACAGGTTCCATCGGCGAATCAGCCGGCACACTTTTTTCCACAGAGTATTTTGATTTAGGACAGGCCTATCTAGCCCAAACAGGGCAATTGTATTTAGAAACGGCTGCCTTTGCTCACTCAAAAGTTTATTGTTTTGGACCCACATTTCGTGCCGAAAAAAGCAAAACAAGAAGGCACTTAACCGAGTTTTGGATGCTCGAAGCCGAAACTGCCTTCCTAAACCAAGAAGGAAATTTAGACCTACAAGAACGATTTGTAAAAACTGTCCTCAAAACCACGATCGAACGAACTTTAGAAGATCTAAAGGTTTTGGATAGGGATCCGGCACCACTTTTAGAACAACTGGCAAAAACCTTCCCACGCGTAGATTATGGAGAAGCCATCCAAATTTTACAAACCGCTGGCGAAGACATCACTTGGGGAGAGGACATCAACTCGGATAGAGAACAAATTCTCACCACTCATTTTGGAACCGCCATCTTCATCCAAAACTTTCCCAGGGCGATCAAAGCCTTTTATATGAAACAAAATCCAAATGATCCTAAAACGGTCCTTTCGGCCGACTTAATCGCTCCTGATGGAATTGGAGAGATCATTGGTGGGTCAGAAAGGGAAGAGTCCTATGAAAAAATCGTAGAACGACTCAAAGAAGAAGGGCTTCCTCCAGAGGATTATTCTTGGTATTTGGACCTTCGTAAATATGGTTCTGTCCCCCATTCTGGTTTTGGAATGGGTTTAGAGCGTGTGATTGCTTGGGTTTGTGGTTTGTCCCATATTCGGGAATGTATTCCCTTTCCAAGGATGATTTACAGACTAAGTCCATAA
- the folD gene encoding bifunctional methylenetetrahydrofolate dehydrogenase/methenyltetrahydrofolate cyclohydrolase FolD, translating to MKSSILLDGKAISEKIRNRIAETLAKAKSEGKGVPTLATILVGDNPASETYVNMKVKACEKVGMGSRYVRMKEETTTEELLAEIRKLNADNSVHGILLQHPVPHQIDERLCFDEIALEKDVDGVTTISFGKLSMNSEAYYPCTPYGMVLLLQEYGIDVTGKHAVVVGRSPILGKPMAIMLTNLNATVTLCHSKTKNLPELVKQADIVVGAVGKPEFIKADWIKEGAVVLDAGYNVGNVGDIEISKAKDKASYYTPVPGGVGPMTISVLLLQTMYSFLNQFSPKLDSHASNR from the coding sequence ATGAAATCTAGCATCCTATTAGACGGTAAAGCGATTTCCGAAAAAATTCGAAATCGAATCGCAGAAACACTAGCAAAAGCTAAATCCGAAGGCAAAGGAGTTCCGACTCTTGCCACCATCCTTGTTGGGGATAACCCTGCATCGGAAACCTATGTAAACATGAAAGTAAAAGCCTGCGAAAAAGTAGGAATGGGTTCTCGGTATGTTCGGATGAAAGAAGAAACGACCACAGAAGAGCTGTTAGCTGAAATAAGAAAACTGAATGCAGATAATTCAGTTCATGGAATCCTTTTACAACATCCCGTTCCCCACCAAATTGATGAACGTTTATGTTTTGATGAAATTGCATTAGAAAAGGACGTGGATGGTGTTACCACCATTTCTTTTGGAAAACTATCTATGAATAGTGAAGCATATTATCCGTGCACTCCGTACGGTATGGTATTACTCCTGCAGGAATATGGAATTGATGTAACCGGTAAACATGCAGTTGTTGTTGGTAGATCCCCTATTTTAGGGAAACCGATGGCCATCATGCTCACAAATTTAAATGCTACTGTTACCTTATGTCATTCCAAAACGAAAAACCTACCAGAGCTTGTGAAACAAGCAGACATTGTGGTAGGGGCTGTTGGAAAACCTGAGTTTATAAAGGCCGATTGGATTAAGGAAGGGGCTGTGGTTTTAGATGCAGGTTATAATGTTGGCAACGTAGGAGATATTGAAATCTCCAAGGCCAAGGACAAAGCCTCTTATTATACGCCAGTCCCTGGTGGTGTGGGTCCAATGACAATTTCTGTTCTTCTCTTACAAACTATGTATAGTTTTTTAAATCAGTTTTCACCTAAGTTGGATTCTCATGCCTCAAACCGTTAG